One window of Paenibacillus sp. FSL K6-3182 genomic DNA carries:
- a CDS encoding extracellular solute-binding protein: protein MKQRLLILALGMLMVFTAACSGGTGSGASSNEKEKNGNESSEAKQVELRIMWWGDQKRADITNEALKIFQEKNPSIKVVGEFAPSTGYFDKLNTQLASGTAPDIFFLGGNVVDYANKEVLLDLSPYVDKELNLSDMDQSMIQYGTIGGKLLHISAGANARGVVVNKTMFEKASLPVPEDGWNWEDFARISKEISDKLGSGVYGTYNMSIDGMDIGLKQQGKQLYDMDKGTLGFEEADVLSWFQYWDETMKAGGVVPSELQVSNPPGDTSKSLVVTGKVAMSLIPSNQLAALQGLTQDELIMVQLPRGEKGTGVVFESSQGLSGYAKTKHPNEVATLLSFFINDPDVAKLLGNDRGVPVVAANRKLLETSANSVEKIVYDYTSRVSEATNKEPFAVSYNPPGFSEYSKLAESTMYEIGFGRKSVEVAVKDFYNGTLKIFKNNQ, encoded by the coding sequence ATGAAACAGCGGTTGCTTATTTTGGCTTTAGGAATGTTAATGGTGTTCACTGCGGCATGCTCAGGTGGTACGGGCAGTGGAGCATCAAGCAATGAAAAAGAGAAAAACGGAAATGAGTCAAGTGAAGCAAAACAAGTAGAACTGCGCATTATGTGGTGGGGAGATCAAAAGAGGGCGGATATTACAAACGAGGCGTTGAAAATTTTCCAAGAGAAAAACCCCTCCATTAAGGTTGTTGGCGAGTTTGCTCCATCCACTGGTTATTTCGATAAGCTTAATACGCAGCTTGCTTCCGGCACGGCGCCAGACATTTTTTTCTTAGGAGGAAATGTGGTCGATTATGCGAATAAGGAAGTACTTCTTGATCTTTCTCCATATGTGGATAAAGAGCTTAATTTAAGCGATATGGATCAATCGATGATTCAATATGGCACGATCGGCGGCAAGCTTCTTCATATTTCTGCTGGTGCTAATGCACGCGGAGTCGTTGTGAATAAGACGATGTTCGAGAAAGCTAGCCTTCCCGTACCTGAGGATGGTTGGAATTGGGAAGACTTTGCACGAATCAGCAAAGAAATCTCGGACAAACTGGGCAGCGGTGTCTATGGTACTTACAACATGTCCATTGATGGAATGGATATCGGTCTGAAGCAGCAAGGTAAACAGCTTTATGATATGGATAAAGGGACGCTGGGCTTCGAAGAGGCTGACGTATTAAGTTGGTTCCAATATTGGGATGAAACGATGAAAGCCGGCGGTGTTGTCCCATCCGAGCTGCAAGTATCCAATCCTCCCGGCGATACGAGTAAGTCATTAGTCGTCACAGGAAAAGTAGCAATGAGCTTAATTCCGTCCAATCAATTGGCAGCTTTGCAAGGACTTACGCAAGATGAGCTGATTATGGTACAGCTGCCGCGCGGTGAGAAGGGAACCGGCGTAGTGTTCGAGTCAAGCCAAGGTTTGTCGGGTTATGCCAAGACCAAGCATCCAAACGAGGTAGCGACGTTGTTGAGTTTCTTCATTAATGATCCCGATGTTGCTAAATTGTTAGGCAATGATCGCGGTGTACCAGTAGTTGCGGCTAACCGCAAGCTCCTTGAAACTAGCGCGAACAGCGTAGAGAAAATTGTTTATGACTACACGAGCCGTGTTTCAGAAGCGACAAACAAGGAGCCGTTTGCGGTCAGCTACAATCCTCCGGGCTTCTCTGAATATTCCAAGCTTGCCGAATCAACGATGTATGAAATTGGTTTCGGACGCAAGAGCGTAGAAGTGGCTGTTAAGGACTTCTATAATGGCACTCTGAAAATATTCAAAAACAATCAATAG
- a CDS encoding carbohydrate ABC transporter permease, whose translation MQVRKLNGLTKHTIIIIFGIAMLYPVLWLISSSFKPNELIFTQPGLWSSSFTLDNYINGWRGFQGIAFSKFFANSWLISILSVLGNVITCSLAAFAFARLNFKFQKLWFSLMLVTIMLPYHVTLVPQYVIYNELQWINTYFPLVLPKWLAHDSFFILMMVQFIRGIPRELDESATIDGCSPRQIYFRIIIPLLVPALISAAIFTFIWSWDDFFSQMIYLSDIKLFTVQLGIRSLFDPTGQSDWGALLAMSALSLVPITLIFLIFQRYFLDGIATTGLK comes from the coding sequence ATGCAAGTGAGAAAGTTAAATGGATTAACTAAACATACGATCATTATCATCTTTGGCATTGCGATGCTTTACCCGGTACTATGGTTAATAAGCAGTTCTTTTAAGCCTAATGAGCTGATCTTTACACAGCCGGGATTATGGTCAAGCTCATTCACTCTGGATAATTATATTAACGGCTGGCGCGGCTTTCAGGGAATCGCATTTAGTAAGTTTTTTGCAAACTCATGGCTGATATCGATTCTAAGCGTGCTTGGCAATGTGATTACCTGCTCCTTAGCAGCCTTTGCGTTCGCGCGGTTGAATTTCAAGTTTCAGAAGCTTTGGTTTTCGTTAATGCTGGTGACGATTATGCTTCCCTATCATGTGACGCTTGTTCCGCAATACGTCATCTATAATGAGCTACAATGGATCAATACGTATTTTCCGCTGGTTCTGCCAAAATGGCTGGCGCATGATTCCTTTTTTATTCTCATGATGGTGCAGTTTATCCGCGGAATTCCGAGAGAGCTGGATGAAAGTGCGACGATTGACGGCTGCAGTCCGCGGCAAATTTATTTCCGCATTATCATTCCGCTCTTAGTACCCGCTTTGATATCCGCCGCTATTTTCACTTTTATTTGGTCATGGGACGATTTTTTCAGCCAGATGATCTACTTGAGTGATATTAAGCTGTTTACAGTGCAGCTGGGAATTCGTTCTTTATTTGATCCTACGGGTCAATCGGATTGGGGCGCGTTGCTTGCCATGTCGGCATTGTCGCTTGTGCCAATAACGCTGATATTCCTTATTTTTCAACGCTATTTCTTGGATGGCATCGCAACTACCGGTTTGAAATGA
- a CDS encoding sugar ABC transporter permease, producing MRKSLKPLSNQHNLTAYTFLLPWLIGFFCLTLGPMLGSFYLSLTKYDLLTSPKWIGFSNYINIFKDDETFSNSLWLTIKYVFISVPLRLAFALMVAMVLNKGIRVLGIYRTVYYIPSLLGGSVAIAIVWRQIFDGSGLVNQFLGWFGIQGPSWISHPSYIVYTIISLSVWQFGSAMVIFLAGLKQVPLDLYEAAQVDGAGKARQFFRITLPMISPVIFFNLVMSIINSFQAFTPAFVIGDGRGGPLDATMFYTLYLYMKGFSFFDMGYASALAWIMLLIIGAFTAIIFATSKYWVFYGDSKEGR from the coding sequence ATGAGAAAAAGCCTTAAGCCGCTTAGCAATCAGCATAACTTAACCGCATATACCTTTTTGCTGCCATGGCTGATCGGGTTTTTCTGCCTGACGCTCGGTCCAATGCTTGGATCGTTTTATTTGTCGCTCACGAAGTATGATTTATTAACATCGCCAAAATGGATTGGTTTTTCAAATTATATTAACATTTTTAAAGATGACGAAACCTTCTCGAATTCCTTGTGGCTTACAATCAAATACGTGTTCATTTCCGTCCCGCTGCGTCTTGCTTTCGCGCTGATGGTCGCTATGGTTCTAAACAAAGGTATTCGAGTGCTAGGCATTTACCGCACCGTATACTATATCCCTTCGTTGCTCGGGGGCAGTGTCGCTATTGCGATTGTATGGAGACAGATTTTTGATGGCAGCGGCCTTGTGAATCAATTTCTTGGCTGGTTCGGCATTCAAGGACCTTCATGGATTTCCCATCCGAGCTACATTGTTTATACCATTATTTCATTGTCCGTATGGCAATTTGGTTCAGCGATGGTAATCTTCCTTGCAGGTCTTAAACAAGTGCCACTTGATCTGTATGAAGCAGCTCAAGTGGATGGAGCAGGCAAAGCTCGTCAATTTTTTCGCATTACGCTTCCCATGATTTCTCCCGTTATTTTTTTTAATCTCGTGATGAGCATTATTAATTCATTTCAAGCGTTTACACCTGCATTTGTCATTGGCGACGGCCGTGGAGGCCCGCTTGATGCGACCATGTTCTACACCCTGTACTTGTATATGAAAGGCTTCTCGTTCTTCGATATGGGTTATGCATCCGCGTTAGCCTGGATTATGCTGCTGATCATCGGGGCGTTTACAGCCATTATTTTTGCAACATCGAAATATTGGGTATTTTACGGTGACAGCAAGGAAGGGAGGTAA
- a CDS encoding helix-turn-helix domain-containing protein: MYKVLIVDDEPEIRQGLKLKVDWDSIGLIIAGESSNGVEALEKLSAEAIDIVITDMNMPVMDGMLFLDSCHEQYPSLRLIVITGYEDFHYAKAAIRNQAREYLLKPVARKELTDTLSNVKKELDKDRQSHDQAAMTQWRLSQYYKEMKEHFIVHLVKEEILQESTIKDRSRLFELDSWDKREVRFITAGLWERGESSASVDRTPDKFRLPFDIISRECADRFQGKMEVFRDTNYPGLMHFVIAADHELEREFAEFLTQSVNKYMAFEIKIGTSQTVSRFKQWKEGYISSLLAWNMPYGKAAGLAPASEGHTAIPEHTIKVIERYLIRGELSSFEAAIRQELQRGMKSQLRFVKLIFQLYLMLETIAHESQIALESGEQLWLRPEMTLSLDTVEKAERFLMRIAAKIERKRQSDSQESDPSLILAAKQFIDENYMYELNLTMIAEKYNYNSSYFSEMFKAKVGKTFIHYLNEVRIAEAVRMLKTTTLNLWDIAELTGFSNASYFSSKFKRMYGMTPSDYRQQQSELKSEKNDSEHPKN, from the coding sequence ATGTATAAAGTATTAATCGTGGATGATGAACCCGAGATCCGTCAGGGTCTAAAGCTTAAGGTGGACTGGGACAGTATTGGACTTATCATTGCAGGGGAATCCTCTAATGGCGTCGAAGCGCTCGAGAAGCTTTCAGCAGAGGCTATTGATATTGTTATTACAGATATGAACATGCCTGTGATGGACGGTATGTTATTTTTAGATTCCTGTCACGAGCAGTACCCATCCCTGCGTCTGATCGTCATTACAGGTTATGAGGATTTTCATTATGCGAAAGCAGCCATTCGCAATCAGGCTCGCGAGTATTTGTTAAAACCTGTTGCTAGAAAAGAATTGACCGACACACTTTCAAACGTAAAGAAGGAGCTGGACAAGGACAGGCAAAGCCATGATCAGGCGGCTATGACACAGTGGCGGCTCTCCCAATATTATAAGGAAATGAAAGAGCATTTTATCGTTCATCTCGTAAAGGAAGAGATTTTGCAGGAGAGTACTATAAAAGATCGTTCCCGATTATTTGAGCTGGATTCATGGGATAAACGTGAGGTTAGGTTTATTACGGCAGGGCTATGGGAGCGAGGGGAATCAAGCGCCTCGGTTGACCGTACGCCGGACAAGTTTCGATTGCCGTTCGATATCATATCAAGAGAATGCGCAGACAGGTTCCAAGGGAAGATGGAGGTATTTCGTGATACCAATTATCCTGGCCTCATGCATTTTGTAATCGCTGCGGATCATGAATTGGAGCGGGAATTTGCTGAGTTTCTGACTCAAAGCGTAAATAAGTACATGGCCTTTGAAATTAAAATCGGGACCAGTCAAACGGTAAGCAGATTTAAGCAGTGGAAAGAAGGTTATATTAGCTCTTTGCTGGCATGGAACATGCCATATGGCAAAGCTGCTGGTCTAGCTCCTGCTTCTGAGGGGCATACGGCTATACCTGAGCATACCATTAAGGTTATTGAGCGCTATTTAATTCGAGGAGAGCTTTCATCGTTTGAAGCAGCGATTAGACAAGAATTACAGCGCGGAATGAAATCGCAGCTTCGTTTTGTCAAATTGATTTTCCAGCTTTACTTAATGCTTGAGACCATTGCGCATGAATCGCAAATCGCTTTGGAGAGCGGCGAACAGCTTTGGCTAAGGCCGGAAATGACACTTAGTCTCGATACTGTAGAGAAAGCGGAGCGGTTTCTGATGCGTATTGCAGCTAAAATCGAGCGCAAGCGGCAAAGCGACTCTCAGGAAAGTGATCCATCCTTGATTTTGGCGGCTAAGCAGTTTATTGACGAGAACTATATGTATGAATTGAATTTGACGATGATTGCAGAGAAATACAATTATAATTCATCTTATTTCTCAGAAATGTTCAAAGCTAAAGTAGGCAAAACCTTTATTCACTACTTGAATGAAGTACGAATTGCTGAGGCTGTTCGGATGCTAAAAACAACAACGCTGAACCTATGGGATATTGCAGAGCTTACTGGTTTTTCCAATGCAAGTTATTTCAGCTCCAAATTTAAAAGGATGTACGGAATGACACCTTCGGATTATCGTCAGCAGCAATCGGAATTGAAATCTGAAAAAAATGATAGTGAACACCCAAAGAATTAG
- a CDS encoding sensor histidine kinase: MFYSLKSRLIAIFCLLFVLSFVTLSILLFNESRSIIRSYIESSALEKMDEYGSYIDMVQTQIYDLASIVFNSDITNNWDAVASDSASTEGEKNLAHYRMSQFLTQTTNSYSSVSGVAVYRQDGMWVSSGNLVVSNDSFLKEKWYLDFKNEDEYWIPAHTDVAELRNNNKHPVISMLMPISSFEPSLTKSVMKINVSADYFLEPLGRIHLGESGTIYLLDQHGKPMLSQNEYGAHSEMVRQVDDLRTGWRKQGVVYLNNLSGEKEILVYKKLPKTNWMLVGFVSEKDLYSQLFRLRSTILIVAAVLLIVSLILATWFSHGITKPLSRLVLAMRHVQRGDFVLAESRLAPEKRVRNEVGFATETFRNMVTRLRQHIKTEFELKLLRQQAEYKALLMQINPHFLFNTLELMSSLAIQRRTDDTVEVIESLGKMMRFSLKISDDLVPLEEELVYVHYYLSILKIRFGDQLNITIEEEGDLLRLSTVKFIFQPLIENAVKYSFMHQSEAIVRIRVSHAAGRVHLIVSDNGPGMTSEQKKKLLERSESVQLEQILTSRSSQIGLGNVLARCRLYYESLFEVRIDSTLGAGTTIELILPAQEEHQHV, encoded by the coding sequence ATGTTTTATTCGTTAAAAAGTCGTTTGATTGCAATCTTTTGTTTACTATTTGTTCTATCCTTCGTCACACTGTCCATTCTTTTATTTAATGAGTCCCGTTCCATTATTCGCTCTTACATTGAATCTTCAGCATTGGAGAAAATGGATGAATACGGGTCTTACATTGATATGGTTCAAACACAAATCTATGATTTAGCCTCTATCGTTTTTAATAGCGATATTACGAATAATTGGGATGCAGTAGCGTCTGATTCCGCATCCACGGAGGGAGAAAAAAATCTTGCCCATTACCGAATGAGCCAGTTTTTGACGCAGACAACGAACAGTTATTCCAGTGTTTCTGGTGTCGCCGTCTATCGTCAGGATGGCATGTGGGTCAGCAGCGGCAATTTAGTTGTGTCTAACGATTCCTTTCTGAAGGAAAAGTGGTATCTCGATTTTAAAAACGAGGATGAATACTGGATTCCGGCTCATACGGATGTCGCAGAGCTGCGAAATAACAACAAACATCCGGTAATCAGTATGCTGATGCCGATCAGTTCATTTGAGCCTTCACTGACAAAAAGTGTGATGAAGATTAATGTAAGCGCTGACTATTTTCTGGAGCCGCTAGGCAGAATCCATCTTGGGGAGAGCGGAACAATCTATTTATTAGATCAGCATGGCAAACCAATGCTGTCCCAGAACGAATACGGAGCCCATTCGGAGATGGTACGGCAGGTTGACGATTTACGGACAGGCTGGAGGAAGCAGGGCGTCGTTTATTTAAATAATTTAAGCGGAGAAAAAGAAATTTTAGTATACAAAAAACTGCCGAAAACGAACTGGATGCTTGTTGGGTTTGTATCAGAGAAAGATTTGTATTCACAACTCTTTCGTCTGCGAAGCACGATTCTAATCGTTGCGGCTGTCTTGTTAATTGTGTCTTTGATACTGGCGACTTGGTTCTCGCATGGAATTACGAAGCCGCTTTCACGGCTGGTGCTCGCAATGCGGCATGTACAGAGAGGCGATTTTGTGCTTGCCGAGAGCCGTTTGGCGCCTGAGAAGAGGGTGCGCAATGAAGTGGGCTTCGCAACTGAAACGTTCCGCAACATGGTTACGAGACTGCGACAGCATATTAAAACCGAGTTCGAGCTTAAGCTGCTAAGGCAGCAAGCGGAATACAAAGCGCTGCTCATGCAAATTAATCCGCATTTTCTGTTCAATACACTGGAGCTCATGAGCAGCTTAGCCATACAGCGACGGACGGATGATACAGTCGAAGTTATAGAATCACTAGGGAAGATGATGCGTTTCTCTCTTAAAATTAGCGATGATCTCGTTCCGTTGGAAGAAGAGCTTGTTTATGTGCACTATTATTTGTCGATCTTAAAAATCCGCTTCGGTGATCAACTAAACATAACGATTGAGGAGGAAGGCGACCTTTTAAGATTATCGACAGTAAAATTTATTTTCCAGCCGTTGATAGAGAACGCCGTTAAATATAGCTTCATGCATCAATCCGAGGCAATCGTCCGCATTCGTGTAAGCCATGCTGCGGGAAGGGTTCATCTAATCGTGTCAGATAATGGACCGGGGATGACAAGTGAGCAGAAGAAGAAGCTGCTGGAGCGATCGGAATCGGTTCAGCTGGAGCAAATTCTTACTAGCCGGAGCAGCCAAATTGGACTAGGAAATGTTCTTGCACGCTGCCGTCTTTATTACGAATCGCTATTTGAGGTCCGCATCGATTCTACGCTTGGCGCGGGTACAACGATTGAGCTCATACTACCAGCACAGGAGGAACACCAGCATGTATAA
- a CDS encoding spore germination protein, whose translation MRKSPNFSPNQTSSDKPSYPNISPHLEENLNSLEGFFANCKDLIIHRWSYGQGLEQSAFTVYFDTLTKTTVTNFAKDTLQNLVPHELGPAETVTIKDVIHYFENHGIASPNVELMSEMEQAVRGILDGKVVIFFDGWPKAIAYFALDVEQRQTSEPITEPTVQGPHVSFIESLDRNIGVIRSLLKSPELKFEYFISGEKVHRKVSYGYLEGVVKPETLEAFKQKIEGIDQEEMIDISYLEEWVNDSNYSPFPQVRYTERPDTTVTSLLDGKIIALVDGSPSVLICPGKFIEFFTNSEDYYYRTIFSSLIRLIRLAAFLIALMLPSTYIALSTFHSELIPTVLLLAILDTREGIPFPAMIEALIMEFFFELLREAGIRLPRPIGSAVSIVGALVIGQAAIQSQIASPVMVIVVALTGIASFALPQYNMAIALRILRFPLMFLAATFGGLGIMVGLILIFIHLATLRSLGEPYLDSFAPLDLKRLRDAVFVLPRRLLVHSPRSRHLHKKSTGRKKS comes from the coding sequence ATGCGGAAATCGCCCAACTTTTCACCTAATCAGACTTCATCCGACAAGCCTTCTTACCCGAACATTTCTCCCCATCTGGAAGAAAATTTGAACTCGCTCGAAGGTTTTTTTGCCAACTGCAAAGACTTGATAATACATCGTTGGAGTTATGGACAGGGCTTGGAGCAATCGGCCTTTACCGTCTATTTCGATACGCTAACTAAAACGACCGTTACGAATTTCGCAAAGGATACGCTGCAAAATCTAGTGCCGCATGAGCTTGGTCCTGCCGAGACGGTAACGATAAAAGATGTTATCCATTATTTTGAGAATCATGGCATCGCTTCCCCTAACGTTGAGCTTATGAGCGAAATGGAACAAGCCGTCAGAGGCATTCTGGACGGCAAAGTTGTCATTTTTTTTGACGGATGGCCTAAAGCTATCGCCTATTTTGCCCTTGATGTCGAGCAGCGTCAAACCTCAGAGCCCATTACGGAGCCTACCGTTCAAGGCCCGCATGTCAGCTTCATTGAAAGCTTGGATCGCAACATCGGTGTCATTCGAAGCTTGCTGAAATCTCCCGAACTTAAATTTGAGTATTTTATATCCGGGGAGAAGGTTCACAGAAAAGTGTCCTATGGCTATTTGGAAGGCGTCGTAAAGCCGGAGACATTAGAAGCGTTTAAGCAAAAGATTGAGGGTATAGATCAAGAAGAAATGATTGATATTTCCTATCTGGAAGAGTGGGTTAATGATTCCAACTACTCCCCTTTTCCGCAAGTTCGGTATACGGAGCGCCCGGATACGACGGTTACTTCTTTGCTGGATGGCAAAATCATTGCGTTAGTGGACGGAAGCCCTTCGGTTCTTATCTGTCCAGGAAAATTCATTGAGTTTTTTACAAACAGCGAGGATTATTACTATCGGACGATTTTTTCTTCGTTAATTCGATTGATTCGACTGGCTGCGTTCCTCATAGCGCTTATGCTGCCCAGCACTTATATCGCGTTATCAACATTTCACTCTGAACTCATACCGACGGTTCTCCTGCTAGCCATTTTAGATACACGGGAAGGAATCCCGTTCCCGGCTATGATTGAGGCGTTGATTATGGAGTTTTTCTTTGAGCTGCTGCGGGAGGCCGGCATTCGTCTGCCTCGGCCGATCGGTTCGGCCGTCAGCATAGTTGGTGCGCTTGTTATCGGCCAAGCAGCGATTCAATCACAGATTGCATCTCCGGTCATGGTCATTGTCGTTGCCTTGACGGGCATCGCTTCCTTTGCGCTCCCTCAATACAACATGGCCATCGCACTGCGGATTTTGCGCTTTCCGTTAATGTTTCTCGCAGCGACGTTTGGAGGGCTGGGCATCATGGTCGGCTTAATTCTCATTTTCATTCATCTAGCGACTCTACGATCCTTAGGTGAGCCTTATCTAGATTCGTTTGCTCCACTGGATTTGAAAAGGCTGCGAGATGCGGTTTTCGTGCTGCCAAGAAGATTGCTGGTTCATTCGCCTAGGAGTCGACATCTACATAAAAAATCTACAGGAAGGAAGAAATCATAG
- a CDS encoding Ger(x)C family spore germination protein → MKPLLSFLASILVLCLITGCWDNNELDEYGYVQAISIDRGEGDFVDITTHFYNPSSKMQTDPATSIAAKGINIRTTGETFFEAMREIPAKFGRKAKWDHMRVIIIEENLARTLNIREVLDFFSRDQEPRGTILPIIAEKSAAAFLDIKPFIEQTIGQQYRKMETTGALYSAKTSNLPLYDLAIQLSSPSKTSVMPYLHKNSLDNKASISGVALIQDGRMVGVLTEKDTETLMMLTDKYKYGVFEFPCMNHETKKQIYNKESLEIINLNSQIVSKATNENVTVDIHITIEGTTGELRCSDLKTKQDMERFEQTIKEQVEHQIQHAIRTFKAKKVDVLGIGNQIYRNNPKLWKQLEPNWEDKLAHMQFQTHVQVHVLSTGMNAGTIFGKKEH, encoded by the coding sequence GTGAAGCCACTCCTCTCCTTTCTCGCTTCAATTCTTGTTCTTTGCTTGATTACTGGATGCTGGGATAATAATGAACTGGACGAGTATGGCTATGTGCAAGCGATATCGATTGATCGAGGCGAGGGTGATTTTGTCGATATTACGACTCACTTTTATAACCCTTCCAGCAAAATGCAAACTGATCCAGCAACGAGTATAGCAGCGAAAGGAATTAATATTCGAACAACAGGAGAAACCTTTTTTGAAGCGATGCGAGAGATCCCTGCAAAATTTGGACGTAAAGCCAAATGGGATCATATGCGTGTCATTATTATCGAAGAGAATTTAGCCAGAACGCTGAACATCCGTGAAGTGCTTGACTTTTTCTCAAGAGACCAAGAGCCACGGGGCACGATTCTTCCCATCATAGCTGAGAAATCGGCGGCGGCATTTCTGGATATTAAACCGTTTATCGAGCAGACCATTGGTCAACAGTATAGAAAGATGGAGACGACCGGAGCTCTCTATTCCGCGAAAACGTCTAACCTTCCGCTATATGATCTCGCTATTCAGCTAAGCAGCCCCTCCAAAACCTCTGTTATGCCTTACCTGCATAAAAATAGCTTGGATAATAAAGCGTCAATTTCCGGGGTCGCATTGATTCAAGACGGGAGAATGGTAGGGGTTCTTACGGAGAAAGATACCGAAACGCTGATGATGCTAACAGACAAATATAAGTATGGGGTATTTGAATTCCCTTGCATGAATCATGAAACAAAGAAGCAGATCTACAACAAAGAATCGCTTGAAATAATCAATTTGAACAGTCAAATCGTTTCGAAGGCAACAAATGAGAATGTAACAGTCGACATCCATATTACGATTGAAGGTACAACCGGAGAACTACGATGCTCAGACCTGAAGACCAAGCAAGATATGGAGCGTTTTGAACAAACGATTAAGGAGCAGGTAGAACATCAGATTCAGCATGCAATCCGTACCTTTAAGGCAAAAAAAGTTGATGTGCTCGGAATCGGCAATCAAATTTATCGGAACAACCCGAAACTATGGAAACAATTAGAACCCAATTGGGAGGATAAGCTTGCTCACATGCAATTCCAAACCCACGTTCAAGTTCATGTGTTAAGTACGGGCATGAACGCAGGTACGATATTTGGGAAAAAGGAGCACTAG
- a CDS encoding endospore germination permease, which translates to MKQKERISSIQMSMLFLFFMTGSSIVIVPAPLTNIAGNGAWISLLVASAIGMLLLAAILYLNRLAPELSLVEQGRSVLGKGLTFLVLIPFTFVLLWNISGVVIEIGIFFKNTMMKETPTYAVSTLFFIMIGVTAMAGIEVIARMAAVLMFLMFGCIVLIWILVSNLYNPQYLLPVMPDGIGPILNASYVVYGFPYSEMVVFSVILSFVRKDENAQLRKHMYFALVVNSLTLIFSVISSIMVLGPLSGDLKYSLYQLARLISFQEVIERIESIIGFSLIIGFYFKASILLLILIKMLKELLGLKNERLVVFPVAFICLMLSLTTYTKESQLEELVNVTWPLLNNLAYTLPVLLILVLTVIKHHRKRSKKQ; encoded by the coding sequence ATGAAACAAAAAGAACGTATCAGTTCGATTCAAATGTCCATGCTGTTCCTTTTTTTCATGACAGGCTCCTCCATCGTCATTGTCCCTGCGCCCTTAACGAACATTGCAGGCAACGGAGCATGGATCTCACTACTCGTTGCCTCGGCGATAGGCATGCTTTTGCTGGCTGCTATCCTTTATTTAAACCGGCTGGCCCCAGAACTTTCGTTGGTTGAGCAAGGCCGCTCCGTCCTGGGAAAGGGACTTACCTTTTTGGTATTGATCCCTTTCACCTTCGTATTGCTTTGGAATATTTCGGGCGTTGTCATTGAAATCGGAATCTTCTTCAAGAATACGATGATGAAAGAAACCCCTACCTATGCTGTTAGCACATTGTTTTTCATTATGATCGGAGTAACAGCGATGGCCGGAATCGAAGTCATTGCTCGGATGGCAGCTGTATTAATGTTTCTGATGTTCGGCTGTATTGTTCTTATCTGGATTCTGGTCTCAAACCTGTACAACCCGCAATATCTGCTCCCTGTGATGCCAGATGGAATTGGACCAATCCTGAACGCCTCTTATGTAGTTTATGGTTTTCCCTACTCCGAGATGGTCGTATTTTCGGTCATCTTATCGTTTGTACGCAAGGATGAGAACGCTCAGCTGCGCAAACATATGTACTTTGCGCTTGTAGTCAATTCCTTGACGCTAATTTTCTCGGTCATAAGCAGCATTATGGTACTGGGACCACTGTCCGGTGACTTGAAATACTCTTTGTACCAACTAGCCAGGCTAATATCGTTTCAGGAGGTGATCGAGCGAATTGAATCCATCATCGGATTCTCGCTCATCATCGGCTTTTATTTCAAAGCTTCTATTCTCCTGCTCATCCTGATCAAAATGTTGAAAGAACTTCTAGGCTTGAAAAATGAACGCTTGGTCGTATTTCCCGTAGCATTCATTTGCCTCATGCTGTCGTTAACCACCTATACGAAGGAATCTCAATTGGAGGAGCTCGTCAATGTGACATGGCCGCTGCTCAATAATCTTGCCTATACCTTACCCGTTCTTCTGATTTTAGTGCTTACAGTGATTAAGCATCATAGAAAACGGAGTAAGAAGCAATAG